Proteins encoded by one window of Vampirovibrionales bacterium:
- a CDS encoding isocitrate lyase/phosphoenolpyruvate mutase family protein, with protein MDPVSDRLPNISPLLNPGVDKPARLRRLLNSGQPLALPGAFNAISAQIIEAVGFDAVYVSGAGLNNGVAGYPDIGMLGLEEMAQLAGFIARATHLPAIADADTGFGEAAQTFRATQSYERQGLAGFHLEDQVFPKRCGHLEGKTLIPAEAMAEKIRAAVAARLNPDFLIIARTDARAVEGLEAALARAQTYLAAGADMIFPEALTTPGEFETFAQGLRARYPAALLLANMTEFGKTPLLTLSDFAAIGYNAVLYPMTAFRVMMRAVEDAMRQLRRDGGQAGLLSRMTDRKALYALLRYPAYDALGHGDATTRDAP; from the coding sequence ATGGACCCTGTGAGCGATCGTCTCCCCAATATCAGCCCGCTGCTGAATCCGGGTGTGGATAAACCCGCGCGGCTGCGTCGACTGCTGAACAGCGGCCAGCCTCTGGCGTTGCCGGGAGCCTTTAACGCCATCAGCGCGCAAATTATCGAAGCCGTGGGCTTTGACGCCGTTTACGTCTCGGGCGCAGGCCTCAACAACGGCGTGGCGGGCTACCCGGATATCGGCATGCTGGGACTGGAAGAGATGGCGCAACTGGCCGGATTCATCGCCCGCGCCACCCATTTGCCCGCTATCGCCGACGCCGATACCGGGTTCGGCGAGGCCGCCCAGACCTTTCGCGCCACACAAAGCTATGAGCGCCAAGGGCTGGCAGGATTCCATCTTGAGGATCAGGTGTTCCCAAAGCGTTGCGGCCATCTGGAGGGTAAAACGCTGATACCGGCCGAAGCCATGGCCGAAAAAATCCGCGCGGCGGTCGCCGCCCGTCTCAACCCGGATTTCCTGATTATTGCGCGAACCGACGCGCGCGCCGTCGAGGGGCTGGAGGCGGCTCTTGCGCGGGCGCAAACGTATCTGGCGGCGGGCGCTGACATGATTTTTCCCGAGGCGTTAACCACCCCCGGCGAATTTGAGACCTTTGCTCAAGGCCTGCGCGCCCGTTATCCCGCGGCGTTGCTGCTGGCCAATATGACCGAATTCGGTAAGACGCCCCTGCTGACGCTTTCCGATTTCGCCGCGATCGGGTATAATGCCGTACTATATCCAATGACGGCGTTTCGGGTGATGATGCGCGCGGTGGAAGACGCGATGCGCCAGTTGCGACGCGACGGCGGCCAGGCCGGATTGTTATCGCGCATGACGGATCGCAAGGCGCTTTACGCCCTGCTGCGGTATCCCGCTTACGACGCCTTGGGTCATGGCGACGCGACGACGCGCGACGCGCCCTAA
- the hydG gene encoding [FeFe] hydrogenase H-cluster radical SAM maturase HydG: MKHIDEGRIADLREQGRRASRADILAILEKSRALKRLTIAETAALLAVEDADLRERLFETARWVKDAIYGKRVVLFAPLYVSNFCVNQCLYCGFRNDNDDLPRKALSMEEVAEQTRWLLKRGHMRALLVAGESAPPGMRPIDYLTQCIETIYATQVGPFRIKRINVNCAPLSVDDFKKLKAAGIGTYQLFQETYHDATYRAVHVRGPKSDPDRRLDAINQAFEAGLDDYGVGVLYGLYDYQFETLAMMQHIEYLETTLGVGPHTISMPRIEPAQGVAYADNPPAPVSDDDFRKIVAVLRLAVPYTGLILSTRETPTLRDQLLDLGISQISAESATAPGGYGDDEAPELTRRTQALVALLSGEAPTADPLPVSAVAAASPPPNGAGGQFMTSDQRTLDEVVLALMEKDYTPSFCAACYRKGRTGEVFMHLAQPGAIKMQCGVNSLATLQEYLLDFASDEVKTAGKAFIERAMTQIDEPSRRKVEQLFARIAAGERDVYV, translated from the coding sequence ATGAAGCATATTGATGAAGGCCGCATCGCCGACTTGCGCGAACAGGGCCGCCGCGCCAGCCGCGCCGATATTCTGGCCATTCTGGAGAAATCCCGCGCGCTCAAGCGTCTGACGATCGCCGAAACCGCCGCCCTGTTAGCGGTTGAAGACGCCGACCTGCGCGAGCGCCTGTTTGAGACCGCCCGCTGGGTCAAGGACGCCATTTACGGCAAACGCGTCGTCCTGTTCGCCCCGCTCTACGTCAGTAACTTTTGCGTCAACCAATGCCTTTACTGCGGTTTTCGCAACGATAATGACGATTTGCCGCGCAAGGCCCTGTCGATGGAAGAAGTCGCCGAGCAAACCCGCTGGCTGCTCAAGCGCGGGCATATGCGCGCGCTTCTGGTGGCTGGAGAATCTGCGCCGCCGGGCATGCGCCCCATCGATTACCTTACCCAATGCATTGAGACCATCTACGCCACCCAGGTCGGGCCGTTTCGCATCAAGCGCATTAACGTTAACTGCGCGCCCTTGAGCGTCGACGATTTCAAAAAGCTGAAAGCTGCTGGTATCGGGACGTATCAGCTTTTTCAGGAAACCTATCACGACGCCACCTATCGCGCCGTTCATGTTCGGGGTCCCAAAAGCGACCCGGATCGTCGTCTCGACGCCATCAACCAGGCCTTCGAAGCGGGGCTGGACGATTACGGCGTCGGCGTCCTCTACGGTCTCTACGACTACCAGTTCGAAACGCTGGCGATGATGCAGCATATCGAGTATCTGGAAACCACGCTGGGCGTCGGCCCGCATACGATTTCGATGCCCCGAATCGAGCCCGCGCAAGGCGTCGCTTATGCCGATAACCCGCCAGCGCCTGTCAGCGACGATGATTTCCGAAAGATCGTCGCCGTCCTGCGTCTGGCCGTGCCGTATACCGGTTTGATTCTGTCGACGCGCGAGACGCCGACGCTGCGCGATCAATTGCTGGATCTGGGCATTTCGCAAATCAGCGCCGAATCGGCCACAGCCCCCGGCGGTTACGGCGATGACGAAGCGCCCGAGCTGACCCGCCGCACGCAAGCGCTGGTCGCCCTGTTGAGCGGCGAAGCGCCTACTGCGGACCCGCTTCCCGTTTCTGCGGTCGCTGCCGCCTCTCCTCCGCCTAATGGCGCCGGCGGTCAGTTCATGACCAGCGATCAGCGCACGCTCGATGAAGTCGTCCTGGCCCTGATGGAAAAAGATTACACGCCGAGCTTTTGCGCGGCCTGTTATCGCAAGGGGCGTACCGGCGAGGTCTTTATGCATCTGGCCCAGCCCGGCGCCATTAAAATGCAGTGCGGCGTCAACTCGCTGGCCACGTTGCAGGAATACCTGCTGGATTTCGCCTCCGACGAGGTGAAAACCGCTGGCAAGGCCTTTATCGAGCGCGCCATGACTCAGATTGACGAGCCCAGCCGTCGCAAGGTCGAGCAACTGTTCGCCCGCATCGCCGCTGGCGAGCGCGACGTCTACGTGTAG
- the uvrA gene encoding excinuclease ABC subunit UvrA: protein MASSPASSLTSDEPRGRNVRRAILVRGARTHNLKTISCVIPHRAITVITGVSGSGKSSLAFDTLYAEGQRRYVESMSSYARQFLERIEKPDVEAIEHILPAIALEQKNRVRNARSTVGTATEILDYLRLLFAALGRGVEPTGDEWRAVADMPALLAALRALPAKTRLTLLAPIAPERRQESPLWTHALREAGYFRLWRDGEIHELDACADAPRPDETALAVIDRLSLTPEQAGYRLEESIANALKTGQNRCVALRADTGEWLRFELRERPALTAHHFSFNHPFGACAACQGFGRIIGLDMDKVIPNRALSLAEGAVHPFTTPANAELQDLLLKAARKAKIPLDAPYETLSDTQKSLVINGKGDYPGARAFFEWLETKRYKVHVRVTLARYRGYYDCPECLGSRLRADALAVRLCGEDETPADAPSIHDLSKRSVRALLAWFEAFSARISSRQREAAERPLSEIVNRLRYLDSVGLHYLTLDRQMRTLSGGEAQRIHLSAALGSALTDTLYVLDEPTVGLHARDTERLLTVMTALRDNGNTLAIVEHDPDVMRAADHLLDLGPSGGDEGGYIMYEGDWPGLLAAAQSQTGQWLTRRQTRESRRLSASVWRPEDEGPAIEIIGATGHNLRDLSVRLPLNRLVCVSGVSGSGKSSLITGALYTGYRHQRGESLELDAVACRELRGLTRFRDLILADQSPPARSMRSNPVTLMKAFDEIRKLFAASRKAKVLGLTPGDFSFNAAGGRCEKCEGLGVITVDMQFMADVTMRCPECQGRRYQRRVLSVDLFGRAIDDVLGMTVSEAIAFFKTAPAIRNRLKPLLDIGLGYLRLGQSTATLSGGEAQRLKLATYLKAEGRASVGDPLLFLFDEPTTGLHLSDIETLVSVMRRLLDDGHSVIAIEHNLDFIAHADHVLDLGPDGGEEGGQIVYQGDLTGLQACEQSVTGAYLRKSTARAAH, encoded by the coding sequence ATGGCGTCTTCTCCCGCGTCTTCTTTAACTTCTGACGAGCCGCGCGGGCGCAACGTCCGGCGGGCGATTCTGGTGCGCGGGGCCCGTACGCATAACCTGAAAACCATTAGCTGCGTGATTCCGCACCGGGCGATTACGGTGATCACGGGCGTGTCCGGCTCGGGCAAGTCGTCGCTGGCCTTCGATACCCTGTATGCCGAAGGCCAGCGACGATACGTGGAATCGATGTCGTCTTATGCGCGCCAATTTCTGGAGCGCATCGAGAAGCCGGATGTCGAGGCCATTGAGCATATTCTGCCCGCCATTGCTCTCGAGCAGAAGAATCGCGTGCGCAACGCCCGCTCAACCGTGGGCACGGCCACCGAGATTCTCGATTACCTGCGCCTGTTATTTGCTGCGCTGGGACGCGGGGTAGAGCCAACGGGCGACGAATGGCGCGCGGTCGCCGATATGCCCGCCCTGCTGGCAGCATTACGCGCGCTGCCCGCCAAAACCCGCCTGACGCTATTGGCTCCCATCGCGCCCGAGCGCCGGCAGGAATCGCCGTTGTGGACGCACGCATTGCGCGAGGCCGGGTATTTTCGGCTGTGGCGCGATGGCGAGATTCACGAACTGGACGCCTGCGCCGATGCGCCGCGCCCTGATGAAACCGCGCTGGCGGTGATCGATCGTCTCAGCCTCACCCCGGAGCAGGCGGGTTATCGTCTGGAAGAGTCCATCGCCAACGCGCTGAAGACCGGACAAAACCGCTGCGTCGCCCTGCGCGCCGACACGGGCGAATGGCTGCGCTTTGAGCTGCGGGAGCGGCCCGCGCTGACAGCGCATCACTTTTCGTTTAATCACCCGTTTGGGGCGTGCGCGGCTTGCCAGGGCTTTGGGCGCATTATCGGGCTGGATATGGACAAGGTGATTCCCAATCGCGCGCTGTCGCTGGCCGAAGGCGCGGTGCATCCCTTCACCACGCCTGCCAACGCCGAGTTGCAAGACCTGTTACTGAAAGCCGCCAGAAAGGCGAAAATCCCTCTGGATGCGCCCTATGAAACCCTCAGCGACACGCAAAAATCGCTGGTGATTAACGGCAAAGGCGATTATCCCGGCGCGCGCGCGTTCTTCGAATGGCTGGAAACCAAGCGCTATAAAGTCCATGTGCGCGTCACGCTGGCGCGCTATCGCGGCTATTATGACTGCCCCGAGTGTCTGGGCTCTCGTCTACGAGCCGATGCCCTCGCCGTACGCCTCTGCGGCGAAGACGAGACGCCCGCCGACGCGCCGTCGATTCATGATCTCTCGAAACGCTCGGTTCGGGCCTTACTGGCGTGGTTTGAGGCTTTTTCCGCCCGTATTTCCAGCCGTCAGCGCGAGGCGGCCGAACGTCCCTTGAGCGAGATCGTCAATCGCCTGCGCTATCTGGATTCGGTCGGGCTGCACTATCTGACGCTCGATCGCCAGATGCGGACGCTCTCGGGCGGCGAAGCCCAGCGGATTCACCTGTCGGCGGCGCTGGGCAGCGCACTGACCGATACGCTTTACGTACTCGATGAACCCACCGTCGGCCTGCACGCGCGTGATACCGAGCGCCTGCTGACCGTGATGACCGCCCTGCGCGATAACGGCAATACGCTGGCCATCGTCGAGCATGATCCGGACGTGATGCGCGCGGCGGATCATCTGCTGGATCTGGGCCCCAGCGGCGGCGATGAGGGCGGCTATATCATGTATGAAGGCGATTGGCCAGGCTTACTGGCCGCCGCGCAGTCGCAAACAGGTCAATGGCTGACGCGTCGCCAGACGCGCGAGTCCCGGCGGTTGTCGGCCAGCGTCTGGCGTCCAGAAGACGAAGGGCCCGCCATTGAAATCATCGGGGCGACCGGCCATAATTTGCGCGATCTCAGCGTACGGCTGCCCCTCAATCGTCTGGTGTGCGTCAGCGGCGTGTCGGGCTCGGGCAAGTCGTCGCTGATTACGGGCGCGCTGTATACGGGATATCGCCATCAGCGCGGCGAATCGCTGGAGCTGGACGCCGTTGCCTGCCGCGAATTGCGCGGACTGACGCGTTTTCGGGATCTGATTCTAGCCGATCAATCGCCGCCAGCGCGCTCGATGCGATCCAATCCCGTCACGCTGATGAAGGCGTTTGATGAGATTCGCAAGCTCTTTGCCGCCTCGCGCAAAGCCAAGGTGCTTGGCCTGACGCCGGGCGATTTCTCGTTTAACGCCGCCGGCGGGCGCTGCGAAAAATGCGAAGGGCTGGGCGTCATCACCGTCGATATGCAGTTTATGGCGGATGTCACCATGCGCTGTCCCGAGTGCCAGGGCCGTCGCTATCAGCGCCGCGTGCTGTCGGTCGATTTGTTTGGCCGCGCCATTGATGACGTCCTGGGCATGACTGTCAGCGAAGCGATCGCCTTCTTTAAAACCGCGCCCGCGATTCGCAACCGGCTCAAGCCCCTGCTGGATATCGGGCTGGGGTATCTGCGGCTGGGGCAATCGACCGCGACGCTCTCAGGCGGCGAGGCTCAGCGTCTGAAGCTTGCGACGTACCTCAAAGCAGAAGGGCGCGCCAGCGTCGGCGACCCGCTGCTGTTTCTGTTCGACGAGCCCACCACGGGCCTGCACCTCAGCGATATCGAGACGCTCGTATCGGTCATGCGCCGTCTGCTGGACGATGGCCATTCGGTGATCGCCATTGAGCATAATCTCGATTTTATCGCCCATGCGGACCACGTGCTGGATCTCGGCCCGGATGGCGGCGAAGAAGGCGGCCAGATTGTGTATCAGGGCGATTTGACGGGGCTTCAGGCGTGCGAGCAGAGCGTGACGGGCGCCTATCTGCGCAAATCGACCGCCCGAGCGGCGCATTAA
- a CDS encoding UvrD-helicase domain-containing protein encodes MRELAAPEAAMLDSLNLDSLNPNQRAAVTHETGPLLVLAGAGSGKTRVLTHRIAHMLARGLESPRILAVTFTNKAAREMKERIKKQVGDQAARDLWIGTFHSMCSRMLRRDLLHYQAQTGRTWTNNFVIYDQSDSQGAVKAAIQELNLDDKVYNPRNIRFLISELKNKLIDAYDYGSSAKDFRSEKLAQIYDAYEATLSRNNALDFDDLLMITVRLLQARPDVLAQYHGQFEHVLVDEFQDTNEAQYEWVRLLVEGCAKTDRSVVAQRELWRTRSLTVVGDVDQSIYSWRGANFRICLNFQKDFPDAALIKLQENYRSTANILAVANAIIENNADRMPKELQAVRGEGAQTFCLESRDEMDEARFVVDKIIEMADKSQCQRGDCAILYRTNSQSRAMEDAFIAKGIGYTMIGGLKFYERREIKDILAYLTVIFNELDSYSVKRVLNVPARGIGKTSLDYLETAAQREGLALYPLLKRASDVPEMKPKALKSIAAFVAVLETLKADAQEMALDALILAILEKTGLYEALRLEDPTDAEGRVANVEEFVNVARRFLQENPGGELVDFLTQMALLSDIDTAEPAENKPVLMTLHAAKGLEYPVVFLVGLEEGLFPHARALADKDGMEEERRLMYVGVTRAEERLFMSFTRRRMVFGELRYSKPSRFLSEIPTHLLSGSYSLDRDAAPLPRRDETSRPAGSALGRAGGSLSPEGGSLSSARPAVARPGGGSSAGSGPARATRSFQGTAGILKTGQRVRHPRFGDGVVEQVIATGERALYNIQFDKIEGKKLLDPRYVKLEAL; translated from the coding sequence ATGAGAGAACTCGCCGCACCGGAGGCCGCCATGCTCGACAGCCTCAATCTCGACAGTCTGAACCCGAATCAACGCGCCGCCGTCACGCACGAGACCGGCCCCCTGCTGGTGCTTGCGGGCGCAGGCAGCGGAAAGACGCGCGTCTTGACGCATCGTATCGCGCACATGCTTGCGCGCGGGCTCGAATCGCCTCGAATCTTAGCCGTCACTTTTACGAATAAAGCCGCGCGCGAGATGAAAGAGCGCATTAAAAAGCAGGTCGGCGATCAAGCCGCCCGCGACCTGTGGATTGGCACGTTTCACAGCATGTGCAGCCGCATGCTGCGACGCGATCTCTTGCATTATCAAGCGCAGACGGGCCGCACCTGGACCAATAACTTTGTCATTTACGATCAGAGCGACTCTCAAGGGGCCGTCAAGGCTGCTATTCAAGAGCTGAATCTGGATGATAAGGTCTACAATCCTCGCAATATCCGCTTTCTTATCAGCGAACTCAAAAACAAGCTCATTGACGCCTACGATTACGGCTCTTCTGCCAAGGATTTTCGTTCGGAAAAGCTTGCCCAGATTTACGATGCCTACGAGGCGACGCTCTCGCGCAATAATGCGCTGGATTTCGACGATCTGCTGATGATCACCGTCCGCCTGCTTCAGGCGCGCCCCGACGTGCTGGCGCAATATCACGGACAGTTTGAGCATGTGCTGGTCGATGAGTTCCAGGACACCAATGAGGCGCAGTACGAATGGGTGCGCTTGCTGGTAGAAGGCTGCGCCAAAACCGATCGCAGCGTCGTCGCCCAGCGCGAACTCTGGCGCACGCGCAGTCTGACGGTTGTCGGCGACGTCGATCAATCCATTTATAGCTGGCGCGGGGCCAATTTCCGTATTTGCCTTAACTTCCAGAAAGACTTTCCCGACGCGGCGCTGATCAAACTGCAGGAGAATTACCGCTCCACGGCCAATATTCTGGCGGTCGCCAACGCCATTATTGAAAACAACGCCGATCGCATGCCCAAAGAGCTGCAAGCCGTGCGCGGCGAGGGCGCGCAGACCTTCTGTCTGGAATCGCGCGATGAGATGGATGAAGCGCGCTTTGTGGTCGACAAAATCATCGAGATGGCCGATAAAAGCCAGTGTCAGCGCGGTGATTGCGCGATTCTGTACCGGACAAATTCGCAAAGCCGGGCGATGGAAGACGCCTTCATCGCAAAAGGCATCGGCTACACGATGATCGGGGGCCTCAAGTTCTACGAACGCCGCGAAATCAAGGATATTCTGGCCTATCTGACTGTTATTTTTAACGAGCTGGACAGTTACAGCGTCAAACGCGTCCTCAATGTCCCGGCGCGCGGCATCGGCAAGACGTCGCTGGACTACCTCGAAACCGCCGCCCAGCGCGAGGGCCTCGCGTTGTACCCACTGCTTAAGCGCGCTTCAGACGTCCCCGAGATGAAGCCAAAGGCGCTGAAGTCCATTGCGGCTTTCGTGGCCGTTTTAGAGACCCTCAAGGCCGATGCGCAGGAAATGGCGCTGGATGCGCTGATTCTGGCCATCCTTGAAAAAACGGGCCTTTATGAGGCGCTGCGCCTGGAAGACCCCACTGACGCAGAAGGCCGCGTCGCCAACGTCGAAGAATTCGTCAACGTCGCGCGCCGCTTCCTGCAGGAAAATCCCGGCGGCGAGCTGGTGGATTTTCTGACGCAGATGGCCTTGCTCAGCGATATCGACACCGCAGAACCTGCCGAAAACAAGCCTGTCCTGATGACACTGCACGCGGCCAAGGGCCTGGAATACCCCGTGGTGTTTCTGGTCGGGCTGGAAGAAGGCCTGTTTCCGCACGCGCGCGCGCTGGCCGATAAAGACGGCATGGAAGAAGAGCGCCGCCTGATGTATGTCGGCGTCACCCGCGCCGAAGAGCGCCTGTTTATGAGCTTTACGCGTCGGCGCATGGTCTTCGGCGAGTTGCGCTATTCCAAACCAAGCCGCTTTCTGTCGGAAATTCCCACGCATTTGCTGTCGGGCTCTTACAGTCTGGATCGTGACGCCGCCCCCTTGCCGCGCCGCGATGAAACGTCTCGCCCGGCAGGATCCGCATTGGGCCGCGCGGGCGGCAGTTTGAGCCCAGAGGGCGGCTCTCTGTCATCGGCGCGCCCGGCCGTTGCTCGCCCCGGCGGCGGATCGTCGGCGGGCAGTGGTCCGGCGCGGGCCACGCGCAGTTTTCAGGGGACCGCCGGCATTCTGAAAACCGGCCAGCGCGTGCGCCATCCCCGCTTTGGCGATGGCGTCGTCGAGCAGGTGATTGCCACCGGCGAGCGCGCTCTGTATAACATCCAGTTCGACAAAATCGAGGGCAAGAAACTCCTCGATCCGCGCTACGTCAAGCTCGAAGCGCTGTAA
- a CDS encoding DNA-processing protein DprA, protein MQNRDEGADDPDPEDQLAAEFSAFRQPVKNIAIIGSRNIPLPHQNLIEALAYMLVKDGNTLITSGGSSGANAATIRGAMRANPDKLKVMLPQTIGQQPPDVQNQLIGVPNIIEHPDWAMMTLADASWLCNREIVDACQQLILTLFHDSHTLLKTIEYAEEQHKIVTTFFLD, encoded by the coding sequence GTGCAAAACCGCGATGAGGGGGCCGACGACCCGGATCCCGAAGATCAGCTCGCCGCAGAATTCAGCGCGTTTCGCCAGCCGGTCAAGAATATCGCCATTATTGGCAGCCGTAACATCCCGCTGCCGCACCAGAACCTGATTGAAGCGCTGGCCTACATGCTGGTGAAAGACGGCAATACGCTGATCACCAGCGGCGGATCGTCTGGGGCCAACGCCGCAACGATTCGCGGCGCGATGCGCGCCAACCCCGACAAGCTCAAGGTGATGCTGCCGCAGACCATCGGTCAACAGCCGCCGGACGTGCAGAATCAGCTGATCGGCGTGCCGAATATCATTGAGCACCCGGATTGGGCGATGATGACGCTGGCCGACGCCAGCTGGCTGTGCAATCGCGAGATTGTCGACGCCTGTCAGCAACTGATTCTGACGCTGTTCCATGACAGTCACACGCTGCTCAAGACGATTGAGTACGCCGAAGAGCAGCATAAGATCGTCACGACGTTCTTTCTGGATTAA
- a CDS encoding citrate synthase (catalyzes the formation of citrate from acetyl-CoA and oxaloacetate): MSTQSSYSPGLEGVIAGETALSFVNPERSSLMYRGYDIRDLAEKSTYEEVAYMLLHGRLPRQNEYEHFCDQLKKGREPRKEVIDFMRLFPANGNIMDLVRSAVSVLALYDIDVDDNAKLANQRKAIRLTAVFPTLVAYSYRLTRGLSIIAPDPALGHGANFLYMLTGERPDESTEKIFDITLIAYADHGFNASTFAARVTASTLADMHAAVVSAIGALKGPLHGGANEEAMKMLLEIGAPENAEQYILNALAHRQKIMGFGHRAYKSGDPRATLLFNLAKQLCDQKGQEIWHQIATVVRDTMHREKNIFANVDFPTAYLYYVMGLPMEIYTPIFALARVAGWTAHVIEQHDHNRLIRPSVIYNGPLHLDYPDMDERNAPAAVAAAPSA; the protein is encoded by the coding sequence ATGTCTACCCAATCTTCTTACAGCCCCGGGCTTGAAGGCGTTATCGCAGGAGAAACAGCCCTGTCGTTTGTCAACCCCGAACGCAGCAGCCTGATGTACCGCGGCTACGATATTCGCGATCTGGCCGAGAAGTCCACTTATGAAGAAGTGGCCTACATGCTGCTTCACGGCCGCCTGCCGCGTCAAAACGAGTACGAGCATTTCTGCGATCAGCTCAAAAAAGGCCGCGAGCCGCGCAAAGAAGTCATCGACTTTATGCGCCTGTTCCCCGCCAACGGCAATATCATGGATCTGGTGCGTTCGGCCGTCTCGGTGCTGGCCCTGTATGACATCGACGTTGACGACAACGCCAAACTCGCCAATCAGCGCAAAGCCATTCGCCTGACCGCCGTCTTCCCGACGCTGGTGGCCTATAGCTACCGCTTGACCCGCGGTCTGTCCATTATCGCCCCGGATCCGGCGCTGGGCCATGGGGCCAACTTCCTGTACATGCTCACCGGCGAGCGCCCGGACGAAAGTACCGAGAAAATCTTTGATATCACCCTCATCGCTTACGCCGATCACGGCTTTAACGCCTCGACGTTTGCCGCGCGCGTGACGGCTTCTACGCTGGCCGATATGCATGCGGCCGTGGTTTCTGCCATCGGCGCTTTAAAAGGACCGCTGCACGGCGGCGCCAATGAGGAAGCGATGAAGATGCTGCTGGAGATCGGCGCGCCGGAAAACGCCGAACAGTACATCCTCAATGCGCTGGCCCACCGCCAGAAAATCATGGGCTTCGGTCACCGCGCTTACAAAAGCGGCGATCCGCGGGCCACGCTGCTCTTTAATCTGGCCAAGCAGCTCTGCGACCAGAAAGGGCAGGAAATCTGGCACCAGATCGCCACGGTGGTGCGCGATACGATGCACCGCGAAAAGAACATCTTCGCCAACGTCGATTTCCCCACGGCCTACCTGTATTACGTGATGGGCCTGCCGATGGAAATCTACACGCCGATCTTCGCGCTGGCGCGCGTGGCGGGCTGGACGGCGCACGTGATCGAGCAACACGATCACAACCGCCTGATTCGTCCCTCGGTGATCTATAACGGCCCGTTGCATCTGGATTATCCCGATATGGACGAGCGCAACGCCCCGGCGGCGGTCGCGGCCGCGCCCTCAGCGTAG